The window AGGGATCTCAGCACCTTTTATTTTAATTAGGTAACCTGATTTATTAACTAGAGGATAGATCCCAACATCTTCCATAGAGGACGAAAGTTCTACCATGATTCGGGCATTTGTTTTTTGGATAATGGTTCTTATTGAGGTAATTTTGGCGAGGGGCAAATTTAAATAAACATTATTATTATTGGAAATTAACTCAAGGTTCAGGAGTTTAGCAATTAGTTCTGGTGTTAAGTAAGCTTCTTTATCGATTATTTTTAAATCATTTGGATTAAAATGAACTGATTCAGAACTATTTATTATTGCTAAACTATTTTCGGGGAAGATAAACAAACTCCATTTATTGCTTTTCACATATATTAATGTTTCGTTATATACATCCAAAGATCTTCCACTTTTTTCAGAAATTATCTTTAAATTTATATACATATTCCCATTTTCTTCAAAATAATAAGATGGGTCTACTTCTCTCCATTGAAAATATAAACCTTTTGAAAAGGTTGTTAAAGAAATGAAAATGAAAAAAAATGTCAAAAAATAATTTGAAAAAATTAGAATAGTTACTTCTCATTTTTCCCCCTCCAATTTGATGAAGACAATATTTCGATAACTTTGTCAGCAATTTCATAATTTGGTAAAATATAATCTGCGTATCCTTCTTGAGCCACAATTTTTGGCATTCCATAAACCACACATGTTTCTTTAGACTCAGAAATCACTTTACCACCGTAATGTTTTACTTTGAAAGCACCTTTGGCTCCATCTCTTCCCATTCCCGTGAGTATAATGGCCAAAGAATTGTTTCTAAAGACTTCAGCTGCCATATCGAAGGTAAAATCAGCCGAAGGCCTAACGTTATTTACTTTTTCACTTTTATCAAGAAAAAGATTCACTTTATGATCATTTTGTTTTAAACCTAAATGAAAATCTCCAGGAGCAATATAAACAGTATTTTCTTGTAAAAATTCTCCGTCCTCCGCTTCTTTTACTTTTAAATTTGAAATTTTATCCAGTCTTAATGCTAAAGAAGTTGTGAAACCTGCGGGCATATGTTGAACAACAATTAATGGAACGTTTATATTTTCAGGTAATTGAGGTATTATTGCATCTAAAGAACGAGGTCCTCCTGTAGAACTAGCTATTAAAACAACCTTTTTTCCAAAAATGTTTGCCTTGGTTTTTTTTCCTGTTTTTCTGAATTCAGCGAAATGAATACTTTTAAGTTTTTCAACTGGGACTATCATGCTGCCTCGTATTTTTTTTAACAAATCATCTTGAACATCTCTTATAGTCCAAGAAGTGCTCCCAGCTGGTTTTTCAATAAAATCAAAAGCACCTTTTTCCAAACATTCTATTGTAATAGAAGCTTCTTTTGATGTTAAACTACTAACCATAATAACTCTTGTTGGAGATTTTGACATTATTTCAGTCAATGCTTGAAGACCATTCTTTTTAGGCATTTCTATATCAAGTGTAATAACGTCAGGTTTTAAAGCAATAGCTTTTTCAACTGCTTCATTACCATCCTTAGCCAAGGCAATAACTTTCATATCCGGTTCTTTGTCTATTATATCTTTTAATACCATTCTCATGAAAGGAGAATCATCTACTACTAAAACTTTTATCAGTTCCAAAAAAGTTACCTCCTCATATTTCAGCCTATTTTCTTTTAAATATAAATCCTGATAAGTTTATAAACAAGAGGAATATAACCCCTAGAATTATACCATACTTTGCAGGCATATTGAAAAAGGCTCTTCCAAAGATGATAGTTCCAATGCTGGCTGCAAAAATTGAAGCTATAAGAACAGCAGCTGCGGAAACGTCTTTTATAATTTTTATCGAAGAACTGTAAAAAGGGTGAAGAAAGTCAATTAATTTTTCTATAACAGTATTTACTGTTTCCATAATTAAAACAGCCATCACAGTTAATACAAGAATTATAAACTCTTGATCTGATAAATTGGCAAATAAAGCAGCTATTAAAACAATTAAACCTATTAAACTTTGTATTCTAAAATTTCGCTGAGTTTTATATATCTCAGCCAGACCTTGGAAAGCGTAAGAAAAGCTTTGCTTTAAAGTTCTATTTTCTTTTTTATTCATAACCTTTTCCTAGCTTTTTGTAAATTTTGGAGCGTTTTAAAGGATAATGTTTTTTGAAAAGAGAGTAACCTATTTTTATAGCTTTTTCGTCAACTTCTTGGTAATTTTTTGCAACGTTTTCTTTTACTATTTCTAACAAATTTTCCAAACTTACTATTTGGGTAACTGAGCATAAAACTCCTAATCCAATCATATTAGCGACATTCAAATTAGAAAGTTCCTCAATTGCTATCTTAGTTGCAGGTACTTTTATAATCTTCTTTGTAATTCTTTCTACGTATTGTGGTATATTATCAACAAGCTTTTCGTCATATAAAAGGATTCCATTTTTCTTTAATTTGCTTATATGATCCAAAGCAACATTATGCATTAAATATAAAATATCAAAATTCTGAGCTTCTGGATAATCGATAGGTTCATTGTCAAAAAGGACATCGCAGTATGAAAGACCACCCCTAACTTGGGCCCCGTAATGTTGAGATTGAATAACCCAATATTGTTCTTTTACCAATGTTTTAGCAAAAACAATTCCCATCAATATATTTCCTTGACCTGCTTCGCCGCTAAATCTAACTGAATATGGTGTAGATAGTAGCACGCTCATTGATTAGTCATCTCCTCTGAAACTAAACTTTTTCTCAACTTTGCGTATTTATCAGCGTAACCTTCCTTTTCTACGTTTAAGAATTCTCCAATTATTATTTTATCTTTCAATTCATTGTCATCCATTTTTTTTGCTTTGTTCTGCATAACAGAATTTTCTTTGAAATATTGTAACATCTGTGTGGGTTTAGGCATTTTATTATATCTTCCGAAATATGTATGACAATTTGTTACTACTTCCACTACTGACATACCCTTATGCTTTATAGCATTTTCAATATATTTAACTGTAAGCATATAATGAAAAACAGTGGATCTGGCGACGTAAGTTGCTCCAGCGGAAATTGCTAATTGTACTGGGTCAAACGTATCTTCTAAATTTCCATATGGTGATGTAGTTGCATAGGTTTTTGAAGGAGTTTCTG of the Petrotoga sp. 9PW.55.5.1 genome contains:
- a CDS encoding 2-oxoacid:ferredoxin oxidoreductase subunit beta produces the protein MSINKYFQYLRKDRMTHVWCPGCGNGIIMKSFLEAVSNLNMDKNKVAVVSGIGCSSRVTGYLDFNTMHTLHGRAIAFATGVKLAKPEFQVVVMGGDGDILAIGGNHFIHACRRNMDLTVVIFNNSIYGMTGGQYSPETPSKTYATTSPYGNLEDTFDPVQLAISAGATYVARSTVFHYMLTVKYIENAIKHKGMSVVEVVTNCHTYFGRYNKMPKPTQMLQYFKENSVMQNKAKKMDDNELKDKIIIGEFLNVEKEGYADKYAKLRKSLVSEEMTNQ
- a CDS encoding chemotaxis response regulator protein-glutamate methylesterase, whose translation is MRMVLKDIIDKEPDMKVIALAKDGNEAVEKAIALKPDVITLDIEMPKKNGLQALTEIMSKSPTRVIMVSSLTSKEASITIECLEKGAFDFIEKPAGSTSWTIRDVQDDLLKKIRGSMIVPVEKLKSIHFAEFRKTGKKTKANIFGKKVVLIASSTGGPRSLDAIIPQLPENINVPLIVVQHMPAGFTTSLALRLDKISNLKVKEAEDGEFLQENTVYIAPGDFHLGLKQNDHKVNLFLDKSEKVNNVRPSADFTFDMAAEVFRNNSLAIILTGMGRDGAKGAFKVKHYGGKVISESKETCVVYGMPKIVAQEGYADYILPNYEIADKVIEILSSSNWRGKNEK
- a CDS encoding 2-oxoacid:acceptor oxidoreductase family protein gives rise to the protein MSVLLSTPYSVRFSGEAGQGNILMGIVFAKTLVKEQYWVIQSQHYGAQVRGGLSYCDVLFDNEPIDYPEAQNFDILYLMHNVALDHISKLKKNGILLYDEKLVDNIPQYVERITKKIIKVPATKIAIEELSNLNVANMIGLGVLCSVTQIVSLENLLEIVKENVAKNYQEVDEKAIKIGYSLFKKHYPLKRSKIYKKLGKGYE
- a CDS encoding diacylglycerol kinase family protein, whose amino-acid sequence is MNKKENRTLKQSFSYAFQGLAEIYKTQRNFRIQSLIGLIVLIAALFANLSDQEFIILVLTVMAVLIMETVNTVIEKLIDFLHPFYSSSIKIIKDVSAAAVLIASIFAASIGTIIFGRAFFNMPAKYGIILGVIFLLFINLSGFIFKRK